The region AAAATATAGCTCTTGATGTATGTGATGAACTAAGTAGTATTGCCAAACAAATTGGAGCAGTAAATACATTAATTCCAAGCAAAAGAAAAAACTGGTTTGGAACCAATACTGATATTGAAGGTTTTCGTTCTTCTTTATTAGAAAGAAAAATAAATTATGAAGGGAAAAACGCAATAATAATAGGTACTGGAGGCAGTGCAAAAGCTGTATTACATGGTCTGGATACTTTAAAATTTGGAAAAATAACTATTGTTAGCCGCACAAAAAATTCATTAAAGAAATTTTTAATAAATAATAATAATCTTTGCACAGAGATTGATGGATTAATTCAAGAAGATTTAACCTTAGAAGAATATATTAAAGCTGCTAATTTAATTGTAAATGCAACACCCATAGGTATGGAAAATAAAGCAAATAGTAAAAGCTCTTCGGAAATTCCACTAGGTAAAAGTATCTGGGAAAATCTTCAGCCAGGGTCAACTTTATACGACTTAATCTATACACCTAAACCTACAAAATGGTTGCAATTAAGTAGAAAATATTCCTGTCATCAAATTGATGGGCTTGAAATGCTTGTTCAACAAGGTGCATCCTCTCTTAGATTATGGAGTGGTATAGAAGAGATTCCTATTGATATAATGAGAAAAGCTGGGCAAAAAGCATTATTAAATTAATCCTATGATTACAATCTTAGACAAAATTATAAGTGTATTTTTATATATGCTTCCTTGGAGTGATGCACTTAAATACGGAAATAATATTTTCCAAAATTTCCCATTATCAAAGATTTTTATAATACCTACATTGCCAATATTTATTATTGAAAGAAGTCTCCCTATTGGAAGTTTTCTAGTATTTCTATTGCTTTTTATAGGGATAGCAAAAAATCCAAGAGTTTCATATTTCATAAGATTTAATGCTATGCAGGCACTTCTACTAAAACTAATTCTAATAATCTTTAACTATCTAGAAATCTTATTCATTCAATTATCTGGAAGTTTTTTCAGACTTGATATTCTAGAAATAATAATATTTATAAGTAGTCTTGCGATAGTAATTTATGCAAGCACCCAATGTATAAGAGGAATCGAACCAGATATTCCAGGAATTAGTGCTTCAGCAAAAATGCAGATTTGAAGAAAAAACCATATAGGTATAGGATTGAAAGCCCCGTCGCTCTATTTATTGAGCCTTCAGTCCTAGACGGAAAACACTATTATGTCAGATCCAACCTACTACGAAACCATGTATATCCTCCGTCCAGATATCCCGGAGGATGAAGTTGAAGGGCATCTTAAGAAATATAGCGAAGTACTTGAAAAAGCCAAAGCTAAAATTATTGATAATCAAATGCGTGGAAAGCGAAGGCTTGCTTACACAATTGGCAAACATAAAGAAGGGATTTATGTACAACTAAGTCATACAGGGAATGGAAAGCACGTAGAAACTTTAGAAAGATCTATGAGATTAAGTGAAGATGTAATTAGATATCTTACAGTTAAACAATATGGGCCTTTACCTACAAAGCGAAATACAAAATCACAAGACAAAGAAGCTTCAACAACTAATAATGAAAACGATACTAAAGAAGTGAAGGAAGCTAAAGATACTAAAGAAGTGAAGGAAGCTAAAGATACTAAAGAAGTGAAGGAAGCTAAAGATACTAAAGAAGTGAAGGAAGCTAAAGATACTAAAGAAGTGAAGGAAGCTAAAGATACTAAAGAAGTGAAGGAAGCTAAAGATACTAAAGAAGTGAAGGAAGCTAAAGATACTAAAGAAGTGAAGGAAGCTAAAGATACTAAAGAAGTGAAGGAAGCTAAAGATACTAAAGAAGTTAAAGAGGAAGGTTAATCTATATCAATCTTCTCTATTTGTCCCTATTAATTGAAGCCCATAGACGATTAGCAAGGCCCCAAACATAAATAAATCCCTCTGCAGATTTATGATCATATTGATCTTCTGCACTATAGGTAGCAATATCAGGTAAATATAAACTATTAGAATATGATTGTCTTCCTTGGATAGTAGCATTGCCTTTAAATAATTGAATTTTTACTGATCCGTTAACATCAAGTTGTGTACGATCAATAAAAGCATCCAAAGCATTTTTTAAAGGACTAAACCAAAAACCTTGATAAACCAAATCAGCCCATTGCCGCTCAATACCTACTTTTGTTCTTAAAACATCTGCAGACAAAGTAATGCTTTCAATCTCTTGATGACATTTTATTAAAAGCATAAGACCTGGAGCCTCGTAAATTTCTCTACTTTTTATTCCTACAACTCGATTTTCTATCATATCTATTCGACCAAAACCATGCCTTCCAGCCAATGCATTTGCCTTTTTGATAATGCTTACGGGGTCCAAAGTAACTCCATTGATTGCAATTGGATTTCCTGCTTCAAACTGAATTTCTATTTCTTCAGGAGTATCAGGGGACTCTTGAATTGAAGAAGTAATCTGAAACACTTCCTCTCGAGGCGCCAAAAAGGGATCTTCCAATGGACCAGCTTCAATACTTCTCCCTAAAAGATTTAAATCAATCGAATATGGAGATTTTTTACTTACAGGGGCAGGAATGCCAAATTTCTCGCCATAAGAAATTAATTCCTGTCTACTCATGGACCACTCTCTTGCAGGGGTTAATATCTTCAAATGCGGAGCAAGCGATGAAATAGCCAAATCAAAGCGAACTTGATCATTGCCTTTTCCAGTACAACCATGAGCAACAGCACCAGCTTCCATTTCTCTTGCCAACTCAACTAAGCGACTTGCTATCAAAGGCCTTGCCAATGCTGTTGATAATGGATAACGACCTTCATAAAGAGCATTTGCCCGAATAGCAGGAAATGCAAAATCATGTATAAAAGGTTCTATTAAATCATCAACTAAAGATTCCTTTGCTCCTGCTAATAAAGCTTTTTTACGAACAACTTCTAATTCTTCGCCCTGACCCAAGTCCGCTGCAAAAGCAATAATCTCTTCGACTCCATATTCATTTTTTAAATAAGGAATACAAGCACTAGTGTCTACTCCGCCAGAATAAGCAAGAACAACTTTCTGAAAATCTCCCATTAACGAAAACTCCTTAAATTAAATTTCAGGTTGACGAAGAAAAGAGGTCAAATAAAAAAACAAAATACTAGAGGGTCCAACAAGCAACCCCAAAACTATAAGCGGTCTAATGACCAAAGGTTCAGGGTGATGAATACCCCAAATATGAAAAAACCAACTCAAAGCTAAAGCAACTGCCCAAGTCAATGCAAATAAAAAAAACTTATTTCCCAAAACAAAAAATTAGACTCATAATGCATTATGTTATTAGATCGTCGAAAGTAGAATTTGATGAGCACTCTCGATACAATCAATCCGGCTCTAACTCGCTATGGGAGACAGGAGCAAGCCCCCGTCCTACCACTACGCGAGGAACCTGATCTTCTTAGTTGGCTAGAAACAAGTGGAAGAATCATTTCAGATGAATCATCTGCACTTCAAGAAGTTAGCACTGTAGAAGAAGAAGAGTTATCCGCTCTTATGGGAGAAAAAGAAGATTACAAAACTGAAGAAGAACCAACAGAAGACGAATGGGAAGACTAAAAGTTGTTTAGAACTATTTAATCAAATTTGCACAATAGATTTAAAGAAATTGAATTGGAAAAAATATATTAATAGATTTAAAAGTAGAGATTTGTCAGAAAATGGCTTACCTACGAGTATTTTATTGATTATTGGAATTATTGTAGTAAGTATAATTGTTGATTTATTTATACAAAAAAGCTTACTATTAGTTCCCTTAATTTCCTCAATAATTATTTCTGCAATAATAACAAAGTGGGGAATAATAAAACTAAAAAAAATTAACTGTAGACAAGTTGTTCGAAAAGAAGGTCCTAGTGGACATTTTCAAAAATCAGGAACTCCTAGCATGGGTGGAATTTTTATTGTCCCAATTAGTTTAATTCTGACAAACTTATTTGCATTAAGTAATAATACTTTTAGCAAGCAATTAGTTGCTCTATCATTTTTGAGCCTAGCCTATATGTTGATAGGTTTGATTGATGATTGGCAAAGTATTACATTAAAAAGAAACAAAGGTCTTAGCGTAAAAAGTAAAGTTATTCTGCAAACTATTGTTGGAATAATATTTTTGGTTCTCATTTATAGTCAAGATTTAAATAATACAGATATATTAATTTTTGGTAATAATACTATTAATCTAGGCTTGCTTTTTTGGCCTATAGCATTATTCATTTTATTGGCAGAAAGTAATGCAACTAATTTAACTGATGGACTTGATGGTTTAGCTAGTGGTTGTGGAGCAATTGTTTTCACCGGATTAGCAATTGAATTAATCATAAGAGGTAATAATGAAAACTATGCTATTGCTAGTTTCTGTATCACTATGGCAGGAGCCTGGTTAGGTTTCCTTATATTCAATCGAAAGCCAGCAAAAGTTTTCATGGGTGATACAGGTTCACTAGCTATGGGAGCATCATTGGCAGGAGTGGCTTTACTAACGAATACACTTTGGTCTTTACTAATAATGGGCGTTATTTTTCTTGCAGAATCAGTATCTGTAATTATTCAAGTTGGAGTATTCAAAACAACGAAAAAAATAATAGGAAAAGGCTATAGAGTTTTTAATATGGCTCCTCTTCATCATCATTTTGAACTAGAAGGAACCAAGGAAACTATTATCGTCCAAAATTTTTGGCTTATAACTATTTGCTTTGTATGTATGGCAATAATGCTACGTTGAAAATATATAAGCAAGGTTTACAATGGGTTATTTCACTTGGAAGGAAGCAGGCCTTACACAAGACTGCGAATCTTTAGAATCAATGGCCTATCGCTTCGAAGAATCTGCGAAGCTGATGCGAAGAATGGCAAAAGAAGGTTTTTTTCTTAAAAAAATAAATAATCAACAACTAATTACACATAAAGATTCTAATATTTTTCAAAAATGGGGATTTATAAATGAAGAACCTCCATTTCGTCAACTTGCCCTAATACCAGATAAGGGAATAACTTGTGCCAATGATTGAGTCGAAGATAAATTAAATTGATTTTTCATAAGAGACAGATATTTTGAAACATGTGAATTCCAACTATAATATTTTTTTATTCCATCAATTCCCCTGCTACTCCATTGTTGCCACAATTTCTTATTAGAGCCAGCCAATTCAAGAGTGTTTTGCAATACATCTAAATCAGTAGCGTCAAAAAGCAATCCATTTCTACAACTAGACAAAATATCTTTAGGACCACCATCGTCGGTTGCAGCCATAGGCAATCCACAAGCTGCTGCTTCAAGTAAAGTTAATCCAAAAGGTTCAGTTAATGCAGGGTTAACAAATAAACCTTCTAATTTAGATGCCCATCTATAAATAGGAGCAATCTGATCTCGTCGGTGAAACTTAGGGTACGCAACTTGCCCATATAATTGATATTTATCAACTAATTCAAAAATCTGTTGGAAAACATCCTTTTGTTGTTTATCAAGCAATTTCATATCAGTACGTGTTCCTAAAATAAGTACAAGATTATGCTTCTGACGTAAGAGAGGAGAGCGACCAAAAGCTTCAATTAAGGCTGGAATATTTTTTCTTCTTACAGCTCTGGAGATAGCTAATAATGGTGGCAAATTTGGTTTTCGTAGAAAGGGGGCGAATAAATCCTGAACTTCCTCAAACTCATTAGGCTTAGAGATTGTGTTGAATCTACGAAGATCCACACCAGGAGGAATAGTCTTAGCTTGTTTAGAAACAAAATTCTTATATCTCGAATATTGTTCATTGGCTTCTTGAAAGGTACTAGTGACTACCAAATTGGCATTTGCTAAAGCCAATTCTTCTGCACCAATTCTTCTGCTAATAGAATAAGTATTTTCGATTTGCAAATGATCCATTCCTGATTCTAATAAGCGACGCTTTTTTTCTCTTCCTAATGAATGTCCAGTAAATACAAATGGAATACCTAAACGACTGCTGACTAAAGCCCCTACATAACCTGCATCTGCATAATGAGCATGTATCCAATCAGGTAATGTTTTAGCTTGTTTCAATTGATCAATTAACTGATCAACCAATTGATCAAGATAAGGCCACAATAATTCTTTACGGAGATATCTTTTAGGGCCAAACGGAATTCGAATTATGTTTGCACTAGGGGCAATTCGTTCACGAGGCCGAGAATAATCTGAAGCTAGCCTTCGATCTTGTATTAATCGAGTTACTAAATCAACTTGATCGACTTCTAATGAAGCAGCCAACTCTTTAACAAGTTCTAAAACATATAAAGTTTGCCCACCTGTATCTGAATCTCTACCCAATTCAAGATCATGTGACCTAATTAAGCCATGTAAATGAAGATGAAGGAGTTTTAAACCCATACTCCCTCCAATTGAATTAGTAAATAGATAATTTATTTTGTGCCATTTAAATCTAAAGAAAGCATAAGGATTCTAAAGAGACTTTTTCAAAATGATCAAATCATTTGTCAGCAAAGGTATTTGATGAATTAAAAAAATCATTAATATCGATAATATAGCGAAATGCAAAGAAAAACGAGAAAATATTTTTTTAGCTAGATGGATTTTTTAATTTATGTTTTTCTAAAACATTTTTCAAATACACTCCTGTATAACTATCAGAATTAGCTGCCACATCTTCAGGGGTACCAGAAATAAGTAACTCTCCTCCACGATCTCCTCCTTCAGGTCCTAAGTCAATTATCCAGTCAGAGCAACGAATTACGTCCAAATTATGTTCTATGACTATAATAGAATTACCTTTATCAACTAATCTCTGTAATACATCCATTAATTTGTGAACATCAAAAAAGCTTAATCCTGTAGTCGGCTCATCAATCAAATAAAGAGTTTTACCAGTTGCTCTTCGAGATAGTTCAGTAGCCAGTTTGACCCTCTGAGCTTCACCTCCAGAAAGAGTAGGTGCAGGCTGGCCCAATTTTATATATCCAAGACCTACGTCCACTAATGTTCTAAGCCTATCTGCAGCTTGAGGAATAGCAGAAAAAACATCTACTGATTGCTCTACAGTCATTTCTAAAACATCAGCAATAGTAAAACCTTTATATTTAACTTGAAGAGTTTCACGATTAAATCTAGCTCCTTTGCATACATCGCATTGCACATATACATCAGGTAAAAAATTCATTTCAATCACATTTACTCCTTGACCTCGACAAGCCTCACAGCGCCCACCTTTAACATTAAAACTAAATTGTCCAACTTGATAACCTCTTGCTTTTGCTTCAATAGAGGCTGCAAATATTTGCCTAATAGGGTCAAATGCTCCCGTATAGGTAGCAGGATTAGAACGAGGTGTTCTACCTATAGGTGATTGATCAATAACTATAACTTTATCAATAGATTTTATACCACGTAGTTCTTCTAATCCTTGAGGGAAGGGAACCTTTAAACCTAATTGATGATTTATAGCAGGATGTAATAATTCATTAATTAATGTACTTTTACCACTTCCACTAACTCCTGTAACAGCAACAAGTCGACCCAATGGAAAGTCAACAGAAATATTTTTAAGATTATTTCTATCACAACCAATCAGGCGAAGATTTCGATTAACTCCTTTACGCCGTTCTTTTGGAGTAGGAATAGAACTTCTACCACTTAAATATTCTCCTGTAAGCGAATCTTTACTAGCTAATAAATTTTCTAATGTACCTTCAGCAATGACTTTACCGCCATGAATACCAGCACCTGGTCCAATATCAACCAAATAATCAGCGGCTCTAATTGTATCTTCGTCATGTTCAACAACAATTAAAGTATTACCAAGATCTCTAAGCCTTCCTAATGTTGATAATAATCTATCATTATCTCGCTGATGCAAACCAATACTTGGTTCATCTAAAACATATAATACTCCTGTTAAACCAGCGCCAATTTGTGTAGCTAAACGTATACGCTGTGCCTCTCCTCCAGACAAAGTCATGGCTGGTCTATCTAAACTTAAATAATCAAGTCCAACATCAAGAAGAAACTTTAATCGCAAGCGAATCTCTTTTAAAACTAGTTCACCAATTTGCATTTGCCGCGAAGAAAGTAAAGGTTTAGAATTATTTTTTGATTTACCAATGCCCATTAATTTTTCAATACATTCTAATGTTTCTGCAACACTAATTTCAGTTAATTGATTAATTGAATAAGGGCCTACCCTTACTGCTAATGCTTCAGGTCTTAATCTTTTACCAGAACAA is a window of Prochlorococcus marinus subsp. marinus str. CCMP1375 DNA encoding:
- a CDS encoding shikimate dehydrogenase, which gives rise to MEQLIKGPINGETSLVGVLGCPVKHSLSPIIQNAALKELGLNWCYLAIPCKPQNFELVIKALRTINCKGLNITIPHKNIALDVCDELSSIAKQIGAVNTLIPSKRKNWFGTNTDIEGFRSSLLERKINYEGKNAIIIGTGGSAKAVLHGLDTLKFGKITIVSRTKNSLKKFLINNNNLCTEIDGLIQEDLTLEEYIKAANLIVNATPIGMENKANSKSSSEIPLGKSIWENLQPGSTLYDLIYTPKPTKWLQLSRKYSCHQIDGLEMLVQQGASSLRLWSGIEEIPIDIMRKAGQKALLN
- a CDS encoding Tic20 family protein; the protein is MITILDKIISVFLYMLPWSDALKYGNNIFQNFPLSKIFIIPTLPIFIIERSLPIGSFLVFLLLFIGIAKNPRVSYFIRFNAMQALLLKLILIIFNYLEILFIQLSGSFFRLDILEIIIFISSLAIVIYASTQCIRGIEPDIPGISASAKMQI
- a CDS encoding argininosuccinate synthase: MGDFQKVVLAYSGGVDTSACIPYLKNEYGVEEIIAFAADLGQGEELEVVRKKALLAGAKESLVDDLIEPFIHDFAFPAIRANALYEGRYPLSTALARPLIASRLVELAREMEAGAVAHGCTGKGNDQVRFDLAISSLAPHLKILTPAREWSMSRQELISYGEKFGIPAPVSKKSPYSIDLNLLGRSIEAGPLEDPFLAPREEVFQITSSIQESPDTPEEIEIQFEAGNPIAINGVTLDPVSIIKKANALAGRHGFGRIDMIENRVVGIKSREIYEAPGLMLLIKCHQEIESITLSADVLRTKVGIERQWADLVYQGFWFSPLKNALDAFIDRTQLDVNGSVKIQLFKGNATIQGRQSYSNSLYLPDIATYSAEDQYDHKSAEGFIYVWGLANRLWASINRDK
- a CDS encoding DUF3134 domain-containing protein, which translates into the protein MSTLDTINPALTRYGRQEQAPVLPLREEPDLLSWLETSGRIISDESSALQEVSTVEEEELSALMGEKEDYKTEEEPTEDEWED
- the mraY gene encoding phospho-N-acetylmuramoyl-pentapeptide-transferase encodes the protein MNWKKYINRFKSRDLSENGLPTSILLIIGIIVVSIIVDLFIQKSLLLVPLISSIIISAIITKWGIIKLKKINCRQVVRKEGPSGHFQKSGTPSMGGIFIVPISLILTNLFALSNNTFSKQLVALSFLSLAYMLIGLIDDWQSITLKRNKGLSVKSKVILQTIVGIIFLVLIYSQDLNNTDILIFGNNTINLGLLFWPIALFILLAESNATNLTDGLDGLASGCGAIVFTGLAIELIIRGNNENYAIASFCITMAGAWLGFLIFNRKPAKVFMGDTGSLAMGASLAGVALLTNTLWSLLIMGVIFLAESVSVIIQVGVFKTTKKIIGKGYRVFNMAPLHHHFELEGTKETIIVQNFWLITICFVCMAIMLR
- a CDS encoding glycosyltransferase; this translates as MGLKLLHLHLHGLIRSHDLELGRDSDTGGQTLYVLELVKELAASLEVDQVDLVTRLIQDRRLASDYSRPRERIAPSANIIRIPFGPKRYLRKELLWPYLDQLVDQLIDQLKQAKTLPDWIHAHYADAGYVGALVSSRLGIPFVFTGHSLGREKKRRLLESGMDHLQIENTYSISRRIGAEELALANANLVVTSTFQEANEQYSRYKNFVSKQAKTIPPGVDLRRFNTISKPNEFEEVQDLFAPFLRKPNLPPLLAISRAVRRKNIPALIEAFGRSPLLRQKHNLVLILGTRTDMKLLDKQQKDVFQQIFELVDKYQLYGQVAYPKFHRRDQIAPIYRWASKLEGLFVNPALTEPFGLTLLEAAACGLPMAATDDGGPKDILSSCRNGLLFDATDLDVLQNTLELAGSNKKLWQQWSSRGIDGIKKYYSWNSHVSKYLSLMKNQFNLSSTQSLAQVIPLSGIRAS
- the uvrA gene encoding excinuclease ABC subunit UvrA encodes the protein MSDSFEDVICIRGARQHNLKNVDITIPRNKFIVFTGVSGSGKSSLAFDTIFAEGQRRYVESLSAYARQFLGQVDKPDVDAIEGLSPAISIDQKSTSHNPRSTVGTVTEIKDYLRLLFGRAGDPHCPECDRPIRPQTIDEMVDQILTLPDGTRYQLLASVVRGKKGTHAKLLSGLASEGFARVRINKEVRELSDNIELDKNQSHSIDVVVDRLIAREGIQERLTDSLQTALKRGDGLAIVEVVPKKNEDLPEGIERERLFSENFACPVHGAVIEELSPRLFSFNSPYGACPDCHGLGHLKKFTCNTVIPDPSLPVYAAVAPWSEKENAYHFSLLFSVGEAYGFEIKTPWKDLTLEQQNILLNGSEQPILIQSDSRYNKQDGYKRSFQGILPILERQLRDANGESVRQKLEKFLELVPCPTCSGKRLRPEALAVRVGPYSINQLTEISVAETLECIEKLMGIGKSKNNSKPLLSSRQMQIGELVLKEIRLRLKFLLDVGLDYLSLDRPAMTLSGGEAQRIRLATQIGAGLTGVLYVLDEPSIGLHQRDNDRLLSTLGRLRDLGNTLIVVEHDEDTIRAADYLVDIGPGAGIHGGKVIAEGTLENLLASKDSLTGEYLSGRSSIPTPKERRKGVNRNLRLIGCDRNNLKNISVDFPLGRLVAVTGVSGSGKSTLINELLHPAINHQLGLKVPFPQGLEELRGIKSIDKVIVIDQSPIGRTPRSNPATYTGAFDPIRQIFAASIEAKARGYQVGQFSFNVKGGRCEACRGQGVNVIEMNFLPDVYVQCDVCKGARFNRETLQVKYKGFTIADVLEMTVEQSVDVFSAIPQAADRLRTLVDVGLGYIKLGQPAPTLSGGEAQRVKLATELSRRATGKTLYLIDEPTTGLSFFDVHKLMDVLQRLVDKGNSIIVIEHNLDVIRCSDWIIDLGPEGGDRGGELLISGTPEDVAANSDSYTGVYLKNVLEKHKLKNPSS